The following proteins are encoded in a genomic region of Oncorhynchus tshawytscha isolate Ot180627B unplaced genomic scaffold, Otsh_v2.0 Un_contig_1110_pilon_pilon, whole genome shotgun sequence:
- the sar1aa gene encoding GTP-binding protein SAR1b, with amino-acid sequence MSFLFDWLYRGFSGVLQFLGLYKKSGKLVFLGLDNAGKTTLLHMLKDDRLGQHVPTLHPTSEELTIAGMTFTTFDLGGHVQARRVWKNYLPAINGVVFLVDCADLDRLTESKIELDALLADETILSVPVLVLGNKIDRPEAISEGGLREAFVLDGQCTGKGNVSLKDLQARPLEIFMCSVLKKQGYGDGFRWLAQYID; translated from the exons ATGTCATTCCTCTTTGATTGGCTCTACAGAGGCTTTAGTGGTGTGCTACAGTTTTTAG GGTTGTACAAAAAATCTGGAAAGTTGGTTTTCCTGGGGTTGGATAATGCTGGTAAAACAACCCTTCTGCATATGCTGAAAGATGACCGACTTGGACAGCATGTGCCCACGTTGCATCCAA CATCGGAAGAGTTGACGATAGCTGGAATGACATTCACCACGTTTGATCTGGGCGGCCACGTACAAG CTAGAAGAGTTTGGAAGAACTACCTGCCGGCTATCAATGGAGTTGTCTTTCTGGTTGACTGTGCCGACCTCGACCGCCTTACAGAATCCAAGATCGAACTTGAT gcccTGTTAGCAGATGAGACCATCCTCTCTGTGCCTGTGCTGGTCCTGGGTAACAAGATAGACCGTCCTGAAGCCATCAGTGAAGGGGGACTGAGAGAGGCGTTCGTCCTCGATGGACAATGCACTGGAAAG GGTAACGTGTCGTTGAAGGATCTACAGGCACGACCTCTGGAGATTTTCATGTGCAGTGTCCTGAAGAAGCAGGGTTATGGAGATGGCTTCAGGTGGCTGGCACAATACATCGACTGA